Genomic window (Psilocybe cubensis strain MGC-MH-2018 chromosome 1, whole genome shotgun sequence):
ggaggaagaggtggCGGGTGCGTCGTCGCCGTCTGTGTTGGAGGAGCACGATGAGGATCGGGGCGATAATAGTATTTGGCTGGACGAAGATGAGCCGGCGCGGCCCAAGAGGAAGAGGGCTAGCGCGCGGGCGTCGGGGTTGCTGGTGTTTGTGAATAAGAGCCAGGGAAGGAATTTGGATAGGGTCAGTCGGATTGCGGGGGTGCAGTATGAGGACGGGCAGGTTGTGCATCCTGTTCATGCGACGGCAATGTCGACGGTGTCGATGTCGAGGCCGGTGTCGACGCAGTATCATCATTTCCGACAGCGCTCGTCGATGCTACTCGGCCCGTCGCGTCTGGGTGCATCGCCATCGCCCGCCCCGGGTTCTGCGCACGCTACTGCCACTGCTACTGCGATTTCTACTCCCCCTGCCCAGCCTCAAGCTGGTCCTTCGCGCCTTGCCATCGCGTCCTCGGCGTCGGCTCCCTTTGATGTAGACGCTGCGTTCCCGGAGGGCAGCGAGCTGTCGTACTGCGATTCCCCTGCGTCGTCTCCGTCTATGCCTGCGTTTAGGAATATCTATGAGATCGAGGAGAGCGAGGAGAACGCGGAGCTGCATCGGCATCCGATTGACGTTGCGATTGATTTGTCGAGTGATAGCACGGGTTCGCCTGTGCCGCCACCGAAAGGGAGTGCTGGCGTAGgtgctgcttctgctgctgccaATAACGCGGCACAGCGCTCCGTCGGACATACACCGTCAAACTCGTATACCTCCGAGGGACATGCGTCGGGGTTGCACCATGCGGGCGGAGGCTTGCTTGATGTGCCGGATAAGTTTGGATCGGGGACGCgcaggagggagaggaggcaGGGGTGGAGTGGGGAGTGGAATCAGCCGACGATTATGGATGTTATTCAGAAGTTGAGGGAAATATGATTTTTGGATGGAGGGATGGAGGGATGTGTTATACgactgatgatgatggagatGATTATTTGGTTTGAGCcccttcttttgtttttttaattGCCGATAAGTTGGTGCTTTTTTAATTTATTAGTACTACTGGGACGAAGCTTTTACGATTTATGGGACTCTAAAAgaaaagtttttttttgttactTATTACTTGGTATAATACACCTGCTCTCTTTTTTAGTTACTTCTCTAATAATTTATAGATATCTTATAGAACCACTGAGGGCTGTGGGGGAGAGGTTTTAAAATAATATCGTTATTGTTGAAGGTCTGACTCAGGGGTAATAAATGAGGGACGCGTATGTCACGTGATATGTCCTGCTTTCCCACGAgcgcgtgtgtgtgtgcctCCATCACTGCGGGGCAATGGCTCATTCCTCGACATTGTCATCTGTGAACCGCATAAACATGCGATATCAACCCGAAGTCGTTCTTAAAAATTGTATCTGAATTCTTGACTACATACTTGAATGTTGCGTATGGCCAGACAGAAGAATCTTCCGATATGTTCATTGTGTTTAATGTTAGTAACAACTTTCTGAAAAATAGCTCAAGTGAATGGGATGATGCATATGAAGCTTGAGAACAATGGGTAACTACAAGGTGAGTATCACTTCCATTGACTAGACGGATATGTCTGACCTGTCAATTTTAAGCCTAGTACATCACCTTGAAATATCACGATTTTTCAGCGCTGAAGCGGAGAACCTCTGCGACACTGACATCTACGCAATTTAGCGATCTGCTCTCCCAGTCATCCTGGGTACAAACACTTCCGCGAACCACTTTGCTCTCCTCAACTAAGCGCAAAAACTATCGGATAAATTCATGCCGCCAATGTTGTCAATTCTAAAAATCAGTCGTTAACTGCACCATGCGCTTTTACATGCTTCCAAGAATAGGCAGTAGGCAGCGCGTCTCGAGTGTGAAGGCGTCCTAATAATGGACCTCTTTCTCTGCGTGTAGTCTATCAATCTCGGGGCTGATTTCGAGAGGCTGCCCTTCTATATTTTTAGTCTTTTTCCCCTCCTGTGAAGACCATCACCTTCCAAAGGAAAGAGTACATATGGACCAAAGCGATTCTAATGATCATTGCGTATCTACGCACGTGGGTGAGGATACTTATATTATCTGGCTTCACTCCTTATCTTGACTTCGGTTTTTTCAGAAAATTAGAGATCTGAATGGTTTGTTGGACGGATCAAGGCAGTACCGTTCAGTCGACACTTAGCAATGGTTCCTTGTAGGTTAATTATGTGTACCCAGTGTTTGCAATATCCTCTCACTTGAATCCGGACGGTGACGATACGAAAACCATCCCGGTTCTAAATTAAATTTGTTATCGTCTCAGTTGCCCGCGAAGCGTCTGGTTGCTGTGCGTTGCAACTATCTATTTTTTGGGATGACCGAACTCGTCTGACAGGTAGCTATTTTCGGTCAGTCTCGCGCGCATCCATACTCTCCTTCTTCATCTGTAAGCACTTTCATCCCTTGTCGATATTCGGGGCACAATTTACGGAGCCGGGGTTGATTCGTCAGGTAAGCTCTCTGCTCCCTTTTCTAGTCCATGCAAGCTAATGCTCCACGCGGCGTTCAGATACAGGCGTAATTTCAATTTAATGGTTATCTCACTTCCCGGTTCCTCTCTTTTCTCGTGGTACTGTtatctgtttttttttcgcacTAGCCGCAGTTTTGAAAGCTCAATTGATCAGCTCTATTTAGTCCTAGCGTATGTCGTCCATTCTTCTACCAGACATTCCTTCGCATGTGGGTTTTCTATATGCCTGACTTTAAAAAAGATTGGAAATAGAAACCGCATGGATGGGGTCGTATATCATTCAATTGCCCATCTGCCTGAGGAGTTTTACGGCGACGTTGACGTGTTCTATGTGCATCAATTCGAGcaaaaaaaacgcacgcGAACGTTCGTTCGAAGCTTGCATGCCAGATCCGTGTTTATTGCAGGCGTTTTCAGCTACCCGTGTATCTTTCTATCTTGGTGTCCCATGCGCAACAGCAACGCCGAAAGATCATCGTTCGTACTCAAGTTCTTCCACAATCAGCGGCAAGAACACTGGTACTAATTATAAACCCTGCATCGTTTGTTCTTGCATACAGAGCAACGAACCGTCTGCCGAATCGTGATTGCGGTGGTCAAGTTCGTTAATTGAATGACATCGTGCCTCTGATACATGAGCTACCTCAGTTGACCTTCTTTCCTATTGGACAGGGGCAGATCTGAGAGCTTCTATCTTCCCGTTCCTTCAAAATGGCCAATTCGGCGACCTGTAAAACGCCCTCTTTTCTCCCTCCAATCTTTGCGTGATTGTGGCAGAGATGGTTCTCTCGACGCTCTTGTTCTCGTCTACTCTCCTGGGCACTGCACTCGCGGCTGCTCTTAACAGCCACTTTGGCACGTCTGAGCTGTTCGATCGCTCGACGTTGTTGTCCTCTGGGTGTTCGACAACAGGAACGGCGTCTTGCCATAACACCTCTTCCGTGTCGAATTTATGCTGCTTTGAAGCTCCTGGGGTATGTGGTCAACCATTTACACTGGCTTGTGAATGTTCATCTCACGATTTCTCTTGTATCCGTACAGGGATTGCTGCTGCAAACCCAGGTACGAAGCCACTCTTTTCTGTCTCGTCGTCTGTATTAAATCCATCGCTTCTGTTCTAGTTCTGGGACACTAACCCTTCCACGGGGCCAAGTGATAGCTGGACAATCCACGGTGAGAACCGTAATTAGCATCGTCTTCCTTCCGAGGTACTTAGACAGTATTTCGTCACCAGGTCTTTGGCCGGACCAGTACGTCGAAATGTGATCTTATATTCGATTATATCATGTACTTAGCGTTGTGTCGCTGCTTTCTCCAGCTGCGATACCACCTTCAGCGAGAACTGTGATCCATCAAGGGCTTACACAGGAATTTCGACTGTGAGTTGCCATTTACTCATGAAGTTTGTATGCACGCTTAACTGAACCTATTGCTACAGCTGTTATCGGACAATGGCGCAAGCAGCACATTGTCGTTCATGCAAACGGTACTGCTGCCTCTTCTTGAATTGTCCGTCGTCCTGAAACAGCATTTCGTAGCACTGGGTGGACATCAATGGTCAGAACGAACAGTTCTGGGAGGTGCGTTGTATTCAGCCTCCGCATTCAATCCTGGGGCCTCAACTACGGGCAAATAGCACGAATGGGCAACACATGGAACTTGCATGAGGCATGTACGATTTAATGCTCTGATCAAATTGTACAATAACTTGTAACTGTAGTACTCTTGTACCCAAATGCTTGCCAAGTGGTAGCGTTAAAGGCGCTGAGGTAGGCCGGGTTTTCACAACGCTATATTCCGTGGACTCATGCAGTGTTATAACAGGCCGTGGCTTTCTTTGAGACCGTTGTCAGACTCTTCCAAGTCAGTGTCCAATTCCGCTATTTTCAGCTCCGTGCCAAGCTGGACCTACAGGTCTAAACATCCGTTCTGACCACGAACCCCCAGACACTCCCAACATTCACTTGGTTATCGAACGAAGGAATTACTCCTTCTACTAGCAAGACTTTTACTCTCTCACAATTAACCTCAGCTTTGAAGGCACAATCAGTCAGTATACGCTTACCTTGGCTTTTCATCTATCCTCGCTAAAGCAGTCATCGCTTCGTAGGGATTTACTCCATCTCTCGATTGCGACTCGGGAGTGTTGAATCAGATCAGTTGGTACTTCAACCTTAAGGGTTCTGTTATCGATGGAACATTTGTTCCTATCAGTTCGTGGTATACCTTTTGGAATCATGAGACATCAGCTCATGAACACGTTGAATAGATGCACCCCAGCAAGGATCTTGCCCAAGTTCTGGAATCAAGTATCCCCCAAAGAGCGGGTCGTCTTCTTCAGGAGGCGGTGGAACCCCCACAGTAAGCGATGTTGTTAATTTTTCAACAAACAAACGGCATGCTGATTCATGTTTGACAGTCCACTTCCGGGAGTGTGAGTAAAAAGCTCGGTTATGCCGTTAGACGTTTTGAGCTGATATCCTATGTCATAATAGGGACCAACATCATCGCCTGTGAGTCGAGATTTTatcctgaaaatgtcaatcATGATCACTGAGATACCACATCACAGGCACCTGGCAGTTTACCAGGTAAAGCGACGATCCATGCGTCTGTTGGTGGACTGTTGTCTCTCGGCACTTTGTCGACGCAAACGCTAGCAACATATACCCTCTCAGGAACAACTGACAGCTTTACAATGACGTCTTCCAAAGGAAACTGTGGTGTCAGCGGTGGAACATTTTCCTGTGGCAGCGGTGTCGCGTTAACAACCTtttcagctgtaagttctTTTACTTGTGGGCAATAGCGTCCTGTTACAATTGGGATTGACACGTCAAAACAAGGTATCATCCGGAGGCAATCTACTCCTAGCATCAGGTGGATCGACAGCTTTCAGCAGTGACGGTGTTCCGAGCGGTACCACTGTCTTCCCTGTTTTCACAGGATCCGGGCATTCCAACGACTACACCCTTTCCATCGTCAGCTCGTAGGAAGACAGAAAATGTCAATTTTTTGGGTCTATACCATAAATGTGTAGTTCGATGTTACAATTCAAACTTTATCGAAATATTCTTTTGTCGAAGAAGCTAAAATCTGTTCCCACTCATTCAGTCTGAACGTATGTTTTGGAGCAAAGTTAGACTGTGCCCATGACATTGATCGAACATTAGCGCCCTCTAACGCCGCTCTCTCGCCGTTTTCTCTGTGCCATTTTTAATATTCCAGGTGGAAACCTAGCTTCTCCCAAGTCAATGAAAACTGCTATATCATGTCTCGTTGGTTGAGGGCTTATAAGACCGAGGCCGCCACCGAGATGTGCTTGCACACGCTTGGGGATACTTAGCCTGACTCGAATTTGTCGTAATCCGGCAACGTTTTAGCATTATTGCATTTCCTTGCATTCTTTCATACCTGACCAGCAATACACAATGCCACCGCCATCTAATAGCCCTGCTTTAAACCTGATAGTTCTTCCGGAGCCATTCTTTGTTGTAAAACTCCAGCCCGGAGAAGAGATCCCGCCGTGCATATTCAGGGATCTCACACATGGCAGAGGCGGGTTCTTTTCAGTGACTCGGACAACGGAGGAGGTGTCGTTGGTTGGAGAGGCCTACAAGTCAATGCCAGCGAGCTATAAAGAGCAGTCAACATGGATGTGCATCAAAGTACAGGGGCCGATGGAACACAGTGAGTACACACGATGGCCTCGTTTAAAAAGAATGAACTTGATCAACGTCCTCCCAGACCTGACAGGAATTCTAGCGTCTTTAACAGCACCACTGAAGGTGTCAAAGGTGCCCATATTTGCATTGTCAACATGGTATGTCAAAAATTGGGATGCCAGAAAGGAGCTACGTGCTTAAGTCAAGGTGTGACCACAGGAACACGGACTACCTCCTAGTACCGAAAGAAATGCTATCAGACGCAGTCAGAACACTTGAGAGGGATGGTTGGGTATTTGCTCAAGGTATTAAGGGTGTCCGAGTCGCGAGGTTGTGAGATTAGTAATTATGTGGTTAGATAATTAACTTCGGAATCCATTTGAAGCTCTTCAGTAAAAAAAACCACGACACGAGAATAaaggaggtcatacaaaAATGGATAATTCCGAAGGGGTGTAGTCGTTGGTCAATTAGCATA
Coding sequences:
- a CDS encoding Cytosolic arginine sensor for mTORC1 subunit 1; this translates as MPPPSNSPALNLIVLPEPFFVVKLQPGEEIPPCIFRDLTHGRGGFFSVTRTTEEVSLVGEAYKSMPASYKEQSTWMCIKVQGPMEHNLTGILASLTAPLKVSKVPIFALSTWNTDYLLVPKEMLSDAVRTLERDGWVFAQGIKGVRVARL